The DNA region CCGACGGCCAACTCGTCCGCATCGACTGCTCCCTCAGCGACGAAGCTAATTTCCGCGAAGGCCTGCTCGGCCAGAGCGGCAGCGGCGGCACCTGGATCAAACAGGCCAAAGGCGGCACCCTCTTCCTCCATCACCTCCAGTGCCTCCCGATGCCCATGCAGAAGGAACTGGTCAGCGTCCTTCGCACCACTTCCTCCGGCTTCCGACTCGTCTGCACCACCACCGAAGACCTCGAAAAACTCACCGACGAAGGCACCTTCCACGACGAACTCTTCTACCGCGTCGCCTCGCTGCCCGTCGCGATTCCGTCACTGCGTGATCGCACCGACGACATCCCCGCGCTGGTGAAACACTTCGCGACCAAGACCACCAACCCCAATTTCGACGCCAGCCAGGTCGAGTTCACCGACGACGCCATCGAAGTCCTCCAAGCCTATCACTGGCCAGGCAATCTCACCGAACTCCATCAAGTCGTCTCCAAACTCGCCTCCACCGCCGAGTCCCGCGTCATTACCTCGCAGGAACTCCCGATGCGCCTGAAGGAAGTCAAAGACTGGCCCAAACTCGAAGACTTCCTCGCCGGCCAGCAAAAGCAGTACACCGACCTCGTGCTCCGAGCCTGCAACGACGACAAAGCCAAAGCCGCCAAAGTCCTCGGCATCCCCGCCTCCCAGATCAAATAACCGCCCGGGCATTTCCTGCCTCAACTTTCAAGCCGCGTTAATCAAAACGCGGCTTTTTGCTGCCCAATCGCTCCATCTCAGCACTTCCGCCCTTCTGCGTTTCCGCGATCTACAGTCGGACGACAAAAAAATTTCGCGCCCGACACACACGCGCCATTTTCCCCCTTGCTCCGCCGTAACGCGCTCTCAACCCTCGCCGAAATCTACGTCCATGCCCAAACGCACTGACCTCAAGTCCATCATCATCATCGGCGCCGGCCCTATCGTCATCGGCCAGGCTTGCGAGTTCGACTACTCCGGCACCCAGGCGTGCAAAGCCCTGAAGGAAGAAGGTTACCGCGTGATCCTGGTGAACTCCAACCCGGCCACGATCATGACCGACCCGGAGTTCGCCGATGTGACCTACATCGAGCCGCTCACCGTCGAGATGCTCGAAAAAATCATCGCCGCCGAACGCCCCTCCGCCCTCCTCCCGACCCTCGGCGGCCAGACCGCGCTCAACCTCTCGATGGAGCTGCACAAAGCCGGCGTCCTCGAAAAATACGGCGTCGAAATGATCGGCGCCAAACCCGAGGCCATCCACAAGGGCGAAGACCGCGAAACCTTTAAGCAGCTCATGCTGAAAATCGGTCTCGATGTCGCCCGCTCCTCCACCGTGAAATCGATGGAAGAAGCCCGCGCCGCCGCCGAAAAACTCGGCGCCTACCCGCTCATCATCCGTCCGTCCTTCACCCTTGGCGGCCAGGGCGGCGGTATCGCCTACAACAAGGAAGAGTTCGAGCGCATCACCGCCAACGGCATCGACATCTCCCCCGTCCACGAGGTCCTCGTCGAGGAATGCCTCCTCGGCTGGAAGGAATACGAGATGGAGGTCATGCGTGACCACAAGGACCAGTGCGTCGTCATCTGCTCCATCGAAAACTTCGATCCGATGGGCGTCCACACCGGCGACTCCATCACCGTCGCCCCGGCGATGACGCTGACCGATAAAGAGTATCAGGTTATGCGCGACGCGTCCTTCGCCGTCATCCGCGAAGTCGGCGTCGAAACCGGCGGCTCCAACATCCAGTTCTCCGTCGATCCCGTCACCGGCCGCATGGTTGTCATCGAGATGAACCCGCGCGTCTCCCGCAGCTCCGCGCTCGCCTCGAAAGCCACCGGCTTCCCCATCGCGAAAATCGCCGCCAAACTCGCCGTCGGATACACGCTCGACGAGCTGCGCAACGACATCACGCGCCTCACGCCCGCTTCCTTCGAGCCTACGATCGACTACGTCGTGACAAAGATGCCGCGATTCACCTTCGAAAAATTCCCCGACGCTGATCCAACGCTCACGTCCGCGATGAAGTCCGTCGGCGAAGCCATGGCCATCGGCCGCACCTTCAAAGAATCCTTCCAGAAGTGTCTGCGCTCCCTTGAAACCGGTGCCCGCGGCTTCGGCGGCGGTGGCGGCAAATGGGGCGGCGACGAGCTCCCCGACGACAAGATCATCAAACAAAAACTCGGCACGCCCAACGCCGAACGCGTCTACTACATCCGCTACGCCTTCCTCGCCGGTTATACCGTCGATCAGATCTTCAACATCACGAAGATCGACCAGTGGTTCCTCACCCAGCTCCACGAGATCATCCAGATGGAGCTCGATCTCAAGAAGCGCGTCCTCAAAGGCGTCGACGCCCTCACGATCCGCCGTGCGAAACAGTTTGGATTCTCCGACGTTCAACTCGCCCACTTCTTCAAGAGCGACCTCAACTCCGTCCGCGCTGAACGCAAAAAACTCGGCGTCAACACGACCTACCGCCTGGTCGACACCTGCGCCGCAGAGTTCGAAGCATTCACGCCGTATTACTATTCCAGTTACGGCGACGAAAACGAAATTCTCCCGCCTTCCGGCAAAAAGAAGATCATGATTCTCGGCGGCGGCCCCAACCGCATCGGCCAGGGCATCGAGTTCGACTACTGCTGCGTTCACGCCTCCTTCGCCCTCCGCGAAGCCGGTTTCGAAACCGTGATGGTTAACTCCAATCCGGAAACCGTCTCGACTGACTACGACACATCCGACCGCCTCTACTTCGAACCTCTCACGCTCGAAGACGTTCTCGAAATCTACCAACAAGAAGGCTGCCACGGCGCCATCGTTCAATTCGGCGGACAAACCCCGCTCAACCTCGCCACCGCCCTGAAGGCCAACGGCGTGAACGTCATCGGTACCAGCCCCGAAAGCATCGAAGCTGCTGAAGACCGTAAGCTCTTCTCCGCGATCCTCGAAAAAACGAAGCTCAAGTCCCCGGCCCACCGCACCGCCCTCACCGAGGCCGAGGCGCTCGCCGCAGCCCGCGAACTCGGCTTTCCCGTCCTCCTCCGCCCGTCCTTCGTCCTCGGCGGCCGTGGCATGTTCATCGTCTATAGCGAAGAAGAATTCCGCAACGTCGTCCGCCAGGCCTTCGACGTCATGCCCGACAAGCCCGTCCTCATCGACAAGTTCCTCGAAGACGCCATCGAGCTCGACGTCGATTGTATCAGCGATGGTGAGACGACCGTCATCGGCGGTATGCTCGAGCACATTGAATTCGCCGGTGTTCACTCGGGCGACGCCTCCATGGTCATGCCTCCGCACACGCTCGGCAAAGCCATGCTCCAGACCGTCCGCGACGCCGCTCACGCTCTCGCCAAAGAGCTGAAAGTGATCGGCCTCATGAACGTCCAGTTCGCCATCAAGGACAACCAGCTCTACGTCCTCGAAGTGAACCCGCGCGCCTCGCGCACCGTTCCGTTCGTCGCCAAAGCGATCGGTGTCCCGCTCGCGAAACTCGCCGCCAAAGTCATGACCGGCGCGAAACTCAAAGACCTCGGCTTCACCCGCGAACAAACGCCCAAACACTGGTGCGTGAAGGAAGCCGTCTTTCCCTTCGTGCGCTTCCCCGGAGCCACGATCACGCTCAGCCCGGAAATGCGCTCCACCGGCGAAGTCATGGGCCTCGACGAAGACCTCGGCATCGCCTTCGCGAAAGCCCAGGCCGCCGCGAAACCCGGCCTCCCGACCAAGGGTAACGTCTTCCTCTCCGTCAAAGACGCCGACAAAGCCCGCGCCGTCGATCTAGCCCGCCAGCTCGAAGTCCTCGGCTTCTCCGTTTACTCCACGAGCGGCACCGCCGAACATCTCGCGAAAAACGGCGTGAAGGTTAACCGCCTCTCCAAGATCGACGAAGGCCGCCCCACCGCGGTCGACATGATCAAGAACGGCCAGATCCAGCTCATCATCAACACGCCCGGTGGCATGATCCCGCGCAAAGATGAGAACAAGATCCGCTCCGCCGCCTACGCCCACAGCGTCTGCATCATGACGACCATGACTGGCGCTCACGCCGCGCTCAACGGCATCAAAGCCCTCAAAAATAAACTCGTCGGCGTCCGCCCCATTCAGAAATACGTCGGCAACGTCCAGATCGTCGGCTGATTCCTGCCGTCATCTCTTAAAACAAAAGCCCGCCGAATTTCTCGGCGGGCTTTTTCGTTTTTCTGAGCTCGTCGCGATTCAAAATCGCCCGGCGATCACGCCGCCGACTGCCCCAGGCCAAAAAACTTCAAGAACCGCGAGCCCCGCGCCTTCTTCATCGCCACCACCTCCGGATCGGGCTGCACCACCACCGAGCCATACTTCGCACTGGAGAAAACCGCCCGCTCCAGATCTCGCACCAGCTTGGTTTCATAGACCGTCAGTAGCGCCCGGAAATGCGCGACCTGCTCCAGGTTCCCCAGCTCCTGATGTAGTTCGAGCGCTTCGTCGATATCCTCGTCCGAGATGTAAGCTCCAAAAGCCGGATACCGCCCACCGCCGATCCGCTTAAGCAGCGCGCAAAACATACGCGTATTCTCCCAGCCCATCGCGTCAAACATCCGCGTGTCCAGCACCGCCAGTTCGTACGCCAGCGTCTCCAGATCACCCACGCCCGCGTTCCAAAGCTGCAACAACAGATACCGCAGCGCCTGCGGCGTGTCCTTCGGCAGCACATCCTTCTTCTCGCCCATCTCATCAAACCACGCCCGCATACCCTGCTGATCGCCCGCTACGCACGACCCGCGCAACCGCGCTAGATCCCCTGCCGTCACCACTGCCCCCGGCACATCCGTGTGAAACGTCAGGATATACCGCAGCTGCAGTGGGTCCGCGATATGCGCCAGCACATTGTCATCATTAGCCGCCCGCGTCTCGCAATAGGACGCGATCTCCGACGGACGCACTTTCCACATCAACGCCAGCCGCCGGAAGCACGTAATCACCCGCTCCACATCGCCCGCCCTCACTTTACGATCCGATATCCCCGCCGTGTGCAATCGGCTGATCGCTATCAAGCGGCACAACGCCTGATACAACTCATCCCGCTCCGCCTGCTCGCGCATCCGCGCATCCTGATCCAAAAACTGCACCGGCCCGCACCACCGGTTAAACACCACCCGGATCGCCCCCTCATCCGCCAACTGAGCCTCCGCCGCATTCGCGCGTGCTCCAACAACTGTGTGCGATCCTGAAATCCGTGAGCCTGTTTCGATAACCATGTCCTGAGCAGAAACCCCTATCCATCTATAGCAAACAATTTACACTAGTGGTTTCCCTGAAAGTTTCTCCCAGGTTAAATGTCACGGAAATCATTCATAACAAATCTGCTAACTAATCCCTCAAAAACCATAAACAATTCCCATTTCAGCACATTATCGCCGAGCTCACACCTCGGCCCTCCTCCGTTTCCCGAATCACGCGCCAGCCCACCAACCGTTTGCGTACCCTTCACACCCAGCCGCACCGATTCCCACGCGTGACATTCTCCGCCGCCCGCCTCTACGTTCCGCGCCGCATGGAATCCGCTCCCGTCATCCTCGTCGCCCTCCTCCACGGCCCCGACCGTCCCGGCCTCGTCGCCAAAACCTCCGGATGGATCTTCGAAAACGGCGGCAACATCCTCCATGCCGACCAGCACCGCGACACCGAGCTCGGCGTCTTCTTCCAACGCATCGAGTGGTCCGCCCAATCCTCCGCGCCCGCCGCAGATAGCACCCGCTTCCAGCTCTTCGCCGAAACCCTCGGCATGAACGCCCGCGTCGCCACCTCCTCGCAACGCCGCCGCATCGCCCTCTTCGTCTCCAAATTCGACCACTGCTTCCACGACCTCATCCTCCGCTGGAAAGCCGGTGAATACGCCTGCGACATCGCCGCCATCGTCTCCAACCACACTGACCTCGCGTCCGCCGCCAAAGGCTACGGCCTCCCGTTTCACCACATACCGGTGACAGCCGATACCAAAGCCGCCTCCGAGGCCCGCCAGCTCGACCTCCTCCGCTCGCTCGACGCCGAACTCGTCATCCTCGCCCGCTACATGCAGGTCCTCTCCGCCGACTTCCTCCAAAAATTCGGCCGCCCCGTCATCAACATCCACCACTCCTTCCTCCCCGCCTTCGCCGGCGGCCGCCCCTACCACCAAGCCCACGAACGCGGCGTCAAACTCATCGGCGCCACCGCTCACTACGCGACCGCCGTCCTCGACGACGGCCCGATCATTCAGCAAGACGTCGCCCGCGTCACCCATCGTCACGACGTCAACGACCTCGTCCGCAAAGGCCGCGACCTCGAAAAAATGGTCCTCGCCCAAGCAGTCCGCTGGCACCTCGAAAACCGCGTCCTCGCCTACGGCAACAAAACCGTCGTCTTCGACTGAGCCGTTTTCCTCCCGCGTCCGCTCTTTCCTGAGCGCTACTTTCCTCCTCGCAAAAGCCCGGCACTTCCCGGGCTTTTTTGCGCCCGCATCCGCCGACCAGTTTCCACTCCGGTAATTTTTTAGATCGACGCCACTTAACCGCCCCGCTCTCGTCCGGCTCTTACCCCACTATGAGCCTTCGGGAGGTTGCTCAAATAGGGATGGCCGCGCTCGCGCTCTGCTGCGTCTGCACGTCCGCCCGCTCACAAAACGAAACATCGTCGGCCCTGTCCGGCGAAGTTCTTAACGTCGCCGGCGAGCCCATCGCCGGTGCCAGCGTCTCGCTGTCTCACGCGCCCACTGGAGCGCAACAACACGCCAGCACCAACCGCTCCGGTCGCTACGCCTTCTCCGGCCTTCCACCCGGCGGACCCTACACGCTCACGACTTCAAACTTTGGATACGAAACCCGCACCGTGCCCACGCTCCACCTCGACCTCGGAGAAAATTTCTCGCCTGCACTTACTCTGCACCTCACCCGCCGGGCCACGACCGACGACCACGTTCACGAACTCGATAAACTCGTCGTCACCGCCACCCGCACCGCTCTCTCCCCCGGCCCGAGCACCGCGCTCTCTCGCGACGAAATCGACGACCAGCCCTCCATCGATCGCTCGCTCAACGAGTACGCACGCAACGACCCCAACGTCACCTTGATCGACTCCGAACGCGGCGAACTCACCGCCGCCGGCCAACACACGCGCTTCAACTCCACCCAGATCGACGGCGTCCGTCTCAACGACATGTACGGCCTCACGCCCAACGGCATGCCCTCCCAGGGCAATCCGTTCTCCATGGAAACCGTCGAAGCCATCAGCATCGACGTCTCGCCCTACGACGCCAGCCGTGGCGGCTTCACCGGTGCCTCCATCAACGCCGTCACCCGCAGCGGCACCAACCAGTTCCACGGCTCGCTCTACTACTCATACCGCAACCAAAACTTCCGCGCCCACCACCCCGTCACTGGCGAACGCGATCCCTTCACAGATCAGACAAGCGGCATCACCTTCGGCGGCCCTCTCCTGCCCAACCGCCTCTTCTTCTTCGCCGGCTACGAATACTCCGAGCGCACCGAACCCGCCCCGTCCGCCGGCTTCGATCCCGCTCCCGCGTCCCTCGCCCAAATCGTCTCGCTGGCTCAAAATTATGGATACGACCCCGGCTCGCTCGTGAACCCCGGCGCCCAACGCAAACAAGACCGCAAATACCTCACCCGCCTCGACTGGCAGATCGCCCCCGGCCACCGCCTCAGCACCCGCTACAGCCGCACGCGCGGACAAAATCCAAACTTCGCCGATTACTCCACCTCGGGCCGCGTCTCCCTCAGCGGACACTGGTACCTCAGCGAACAATCGCTCGACGCCTACTCCGTCCAGCTCTTCAGCCGCTGGCAGGATGACTTCAGCAGCGAAGTGAAATTCGCCCGCCACCGCTACACCTCCGCCCGCACCACCGGCCAGCGCTTCCCCCAAGTCCGCGTCAACGGCGTCCCCTCCGCCGACGGTACCGACACCGGCTCCGTCATCATCGGCACCGAAGAGACGAGCCAGCTCAACGACCTCGCCGTCGAGAACACCCAGTCATCCGCCCTCGGCACTTGGCTGTACGGCAACCACCGCATCACGGTCGGCGTCGAAGCCGAGCGCAGCGATTTTGAAAACACTTTTCTCCAAAACGCTTTCGGCAATTACAGCTTCTCCAGCATCGCCAACTTCGCCTCTGGCACCCCGAGCTCCTACACCTACCAATACGTCCTGCCCGGCCGCACACCCACCGCCGCATGGGGCTACACCACCAACAGCCTCTTCCTCCAGGATCGCTGGAAGCCCTCCGCCCGCTTCGACCTCTCCCTCGGCCTCCGGATCGACCGGCTCTCCACGAATCAGAAGCCCGAATACAACCCACTCTTCGAACAAACCTTCCGCCGCCGCAACGACCACACCTTCGACGGCGCGACCACCCTCGCCCCGCGCATCGGTTTCACTTGGAAGCTCGACGACTCCGCCCGCCTCACGCTTCGCGGCGGCACCGGTATCTTCCAAGGCCGCGCCCCTGGCGTATGGCTGTCCAATCCGTACACCAACGACGGCACTTCCAGTCTCCTCAACACCTCCATCACCAGCGGCTTCTCGCCCGACCCCGACAACCAGCCCAAAGGCAACCCCGCCGGCCGCCGCCAGCGCGTCGACCTGCTCGACGACGACTTCAAGATGCCCACCGTCGCCCGCGCCAATCTCGCTCTCGATCACCGGCTCCCCTGGCTCGGTTTCACCGCGACGCTCGAAGCCGTCCACACCGAGACACTTCAAGGCCTCACTTACCAAAACCTCAACCTCCGCCGCACCGGCACCGGTCCCGACGGCCGCGCCATCTACGGCAACCGCACCGCCTCCTTCGCATTGTCATCAAACAGCCAATACCAGCACGTCGCCTACTCCGACGTCTACCTACTCACCAACACCTCGCACGGCAGCGCCACCCAACTCACCGCCCGCCTCCGCCGCCCGCTCCGCCGCCACTGGGCTTTCAACGCTTCTTACACACGCGGTCGCGCCCGCGAAACCAGTCCGACCACCTCCAGCACCGCCGGCTCCAACTTCTCCACCCGCGCCAGTCTCGACCCCAACGACGAAGAACCCGGCACCGCCAGCACCCAAGTCCGCGACCGCTTCCTCGCCAGCGGCACCCTGCGCTTCGCGGCTATCCGCGGTTTCGATACAAAGCTCACCCTCGCCTACGAAGGCCGCACCGGCCGCCCGTACAGCTTCATCTTCAGCAACGACACCAACGGCGACTCCGCCGACTACTCCAACGACCTCCTCTACGTCCCCTCCGGCCGCTACGATCCCCGCGTCCGCTGGACCGATCCCGCCCAAGCCGACGCCTTCTTCGCCTACTTGAACACCCGCCCCGAACTCGCCCGCTTCGCCGGCCAGGTCGTACCGCGCAACAGCGAGCGCAGCCCATTCATCCATCAGTTCGACCTGAAATTCACCCAGGAAATTTCCCTCTGGCGCGATCTGCGCGCCGAGTTTTTCGCCGACATCATCAACCTCGGCAACCTCCTCAATCCCGACTGGGGCCGCATCGAACAAATCCCCTTCCCCCACACCCAGCCCATCGCCAGCGCCGGCTACGATCCCGCCGCCAACCAATACGTTTACCGCTTCACCACCGTGCGCGGCCCCGTCCTCCAGCCCGGCCCTTCACGCTGGCAAATCCAGACCGGCGTTCGCCTGAAATTCTAACCCGCTACCCAACCGCTCACACCTTTCCATCCCGCCGCGCCCATCGCCATTTCCTGCATTTACACACCAGAGGC from Nibricoccus aquaticus includes:
- the purU gene encoding formyltetrahydrofolate deformylase; protein product: MESAPVILVALLHGPDRPGLVAKTSGWIFENGGNILHADQHRDTELGVFFQRIEWSAQSSAPAADSTRFQLFAETLGMNARVATSSQRRRIALFVSKFDHCFHDLILRWKAGEYACDIAAIVSNHTDLASAAKGYGLPFHHIPVTADTKAASEARQLDLLRSLDAELVILARYMQVLSADFLQKFGRPVINIHHSFLPAFAGGRPYHQAHERGVKLIGATAHYATAVLDDGPIIQQDVARVTHRHDVNDLVRKGRDLEKMVLAQAVRWHLENRVLAYGNKTVVFD
- a CDS encoding TonB-dependent receptor, yielding MAALALCCVCTSARSQNETSSALSGEVLNVAGEPIAGASVSLSHAPTGAQQHASTNRSGRYAFSGLPPGGPYTLTTSNFGYETRTVPTLHLDLGENFSPALTLHLTRRATTDDHVHELDKLVVTATRTALSPGPSTALSRDEIDDQPSIDRSLNEYARNDPNVTLIDSERGELTAAGQHTRFNSTQIDGVRLNDMYGLTPNGMPSQGNPFSMETVEAISIDVSPYDASRGGFTGASINAVTRSGTNQFHGSLYYSYRNQNFRAHHPVTGERDPFTDQTSGITFGGPLLPNRLFFFAGYEYSERTEPAPSAGFDPAPASLAQIVSLAQNYGYDPGSLVNPGAQRKQDRKYLTRLDWQIAPGHRLSTRYSRTRGQNPNFADYSTSGRVSLSGHWYLSEQSLDAYSVQLFSRWQDDFSSEVKFARHRYTSARTTGQRFPQVRVNGVPSADGTDTGSVIIGTEETSQLNDLAVENTQSSALGTWLYGNHRITVGVEAERSDFENTFLQNAFGNYSFSSIANFASGTPSSYTYQYVLPGRTPTAAWGYTTNSLFLQDRWKPSARFDLSLGLRIDRLSTNQKPEYNPLFEQTFRRRNDHTFDGATTLAPRIGFTWKLDDSARLTLRGGTGIFQGRAPGVWLSNPYTNDGTSSLLNTSITSGFSPDPDNQPKGNPAGRRQRVDLLDDDFKMPTVARANLALDHRLPWLGFTATLEAVHTETLQGLTYQNLNLRRTGTGPDGRAIYGNRTASFALSSNSQYQHVAYSDVYLLTNTSHGSATQLTARLRRPLRRHWAFNASYTRGRARETSPTTSSTAGSNFSTRASLDPNDEEPGTASTQVRDRFLASGTLRFAAIRGFDTKLTLAYEGRTGRPYSFIFSNDTNGDSADYSNDLLYVPSGRYDPRVRWTDPAQADAFFAYLNTRPELARFAGQVVPRNSERSPFIHQFDLKFTQEISLWRDLRAEFFADIINLGNLLNPDWGRIEQIPFPHTQPIASAGYDPAANQYVYRFTTVRGPVLQPGPSRWQIQTGVRLKF
- the carB gene encoding carbamoyl-phosphate synthase large subunit, whose protein sequence is MPKRTDLKSIIIIGAGPIVIGQACEFDYSGTQACKALKEEGYRVILVNSNPATIMTDPEFADVTYIEPLTVEMLEKIIAAERPSALLPTLGGQTALNLSMELHKAGVLEKYGVEMIGAKPEAIHKGEDRETFKQLMLKIGLDVARSSTVKSMEEARAAAEKLGAYPLIIRPSFTLGGQGGGIAYNKEEFERITANGIDISPVHEVLVEECLLGWKEYEMEVMRDHKDQCVVICSIENFDPMGVHTGDSITVAPAMTLTDKEYQVMRDASFAVIREVGVETGGSNIQFSVDPVTGRMVVIEMNPRVSRSSALASKATGFPIAKIAAKLAVGYTLDELRNDITRLTPASFEPTIDYVVTKMPRFTFEKFPDADPTLTSAMKSVGEAMAIGRTFKESFQKCLRSLETGARGFGGGGGKWGGDELPDDKIIKQKLGTPNAERVYYIRYAFLAGYTVDQIFNITKIDQWFLTQLHEIIQMELDLKKRVLKGVDALTIRRAKQFGFSDVQLAHFFKSDLNSVRAERKKLGVNTTYRLVDTCAAEFEAFTPYYYSSYGDENEILPPSGKKKIMILGGGPNRIGQGIEFDYCCVHASFALREAGFETVMVNSNPETVSTDYDTSDRLYFEPLTLEDVLEIYQQEGCHGAIVQFGGQTPLNLATALKANGVNVIGTSPESIEAAEDRKLFSAILEKTKLKSPAHRTALTEAEALAAARELGFPVLLRPSFVLGGRGMFIVYSEEEFRNVVRQAFDVMPDKPVLIDKFLEDAIELDVDCISDGETTVIGGMLEHIEFAGVHSGDASMVMPPHTLGKAMLQTVRDAAHALAKELKVIGLMNVQFAIKDNQLYVLEVNPRASRTVPFVAKAIGVPLAKLAAKVMTGAKLKDLGFTREQTPKHWCVKEAVFPFVRFPGATITLSPEMRSTGEVMGLDEDLGIAFAKAQAAAKPGLPTKGNVFLSVKDADKARAVDLARQLEVLGFSVYSTSGTAEHLAKNGVKVNRLSKIDEGRPTAVDMIKNGQIQLIINTPGGMIPRKDENKIRSAAYAHSVCIMTTMTGAHAALNGIKALKNKLVGVRPIQKYVGNVQIVG
- a CDS encoding sigma-54-dependent transcriptional regulator, whose translation is MPSVLIVDDLLSIHEMLDAVIQPTGFATAFATDGEKALVRYKAEKQDIVLADIDMKPMDGITLLKQLKLFDPNAVVIIMTAYASTESAIQALKFGAFDYLQKPFRVDELISTLKRGLEYKQFSLADKNTHSPFPSAKGADLESRLIGSSAKFKKFLQQIKKLSTVRSPVLLHGEVGTGKSTVAEILHAVNPSPDGQLVRIDCSLSDEANFREGLLGQSGSGGTWIKQAKGGTLFLHHLQCLPMPMQKELVSVLRTTSSGFRLVCTTTEDLEKLTDEGTFHDELFYRVASLPVAIPSLRDRTDDIPALVKHFATKTTNPNFDASQVEFTDDAIEVLQAYHWPGNLTELHQVVSKLASTAESRVITSQELPMRLKEVKDWPKLEDFLAGQQKQYTDLVLRACNDDKAKAAKVLGIPASQIK